The window AGAGGGGGCAGAGGGGTAGGAGCAATTTGGccatctctttccccctccccaccagctggCCTTCCAAGGGAGGGAGGATGATAGTTGCTCTGGCTAGGGGCTACCAGAAAAAAAAGGGTGGGAGCTCGTAAAAATGTGCGTACCGCTCTGCTCAGGACTTGCCCCGCTCCACCTGGCGCTCCTGTCGAGGAGCAGGAGTCGAGTgccggggcttgccctgctctgcccagtgCTCCTGCCGGGGAGTGGGATTGGTGAGCGAGGGCTTGCTCCGCTCcactggcactccagccagggagcagggttggtgtGTGGGGGCTTGTTCTACTCTGCCTGGTGTTGTAGCCAGGGAGATGGGTCAGGGGCTTGGAAGCCTCCATGGCCTGACCCGCTCCCTAGCAGGAGGGCTGGGcaagcagagtggggcaagcccctgataCTGCTCCGCAGCTGAAGCACCGGATCTGGGCAAGCCACGTACCCAAACCCCGCTCCGTGGCTGAAGCGCCAGATGGGTGGTGTGGGGCAAGCgctgcagtgggagcaggactgggggtgggaagggtggGCCTGGATGTTAAGTGAGTGAGCCACGACCCAACCATGGCTACACATATCTGTTGCATATCCATCCCTCATCAGTAGGAGAACATGTTCTGATTTATGTTGGTCCTGATTGACGTATCTCTCATTTGCAAATTACACAGTACAGTATTGCAAATGATGGATATGTGGATTGGGACCAGCGTGAATTGGAACATGTTCCCCTATTGATGAGCGATGGCTAGGCGAAACAACGGATAAGGGGGAGACTTATACCGAGGACCCCCTATAATGATATTTTGGAGGAAAATGCTAGAATTTTCAAGATTAGGCCTACCCCAAAACCAACAATGATTCTATATATGTAATAGTCCAAAGGAGGTTATTGATTTGCAGAAAAATTCATTGCTAACACAATTAGTGTTTCCAGCCACATGTATGATAGCTCATTTTTGGAAAAGGGCAGATCCCCAACATTAGTGGCATAGACATATAAAAGTATGATTAATCATTGCAGTGCAAGAAATGATAGCTTTATATTAGGATCAAGTAGATTTTATAATGTATGGGTTACCACAGGATCTGAAGAAAATAAATCCCTAAGATAATAAGAGTTTGATCAAATACAAATGAATGTTTTGTAGATAAATACAGACCATGAATACTTATATAGAAAGTTCATATATGTTGAGAGGAAAAGTTAAAATTGGCCATTTATTTCTACTACATGTTTTATATCTAGATGATTTCTGATCCATGGCCATTACAGGACTTTACTTCCCACTCCATGAATATTTCCTTTCCTTAATAATCTTTTTGTACGTGACTATGTCAGAGGCTCTTGGAAGGTCCAACTAAATTTATCTGTATGTTCTCTTTTATCTACTCTTGTGGTGACATATACAAAGAATTTTAGGAGTTTTGAGAAACATAAATTTCCTTTACATAAACCATGTTGGTTTACCTCTGCCACATCATGTTCATCTAGATATTTATAATTCTAATTTTACTTGTTTTAACTAGTTTTCAGGATACTTCACTAAATTGCCAAGATTATTTGTCAAAGCAATTTTTAGTTAgttgaaatgtttttcaaaatcaTTTGTATTCATTGCATAATGTACTATAAATATATTGTTAAAACTACTTCATATAGTTCTAGAGAGCCAATCAGAATATAAGGTACTCCAAAGATTTCCGTGTATTAGTTTATTTATTCAGATGTAGTCCTGCCATCTCTGcataaaagtaataataatattttgaaaatttaagtTTTCTAGGCTTTATATTATTCTATGTCTTTACTTGAAGTTAGGAAGAAAAGATCCCATAATGTCATTTGTCCATTAGTGTCTTTATGTATTTGCTGTAAAATCATAATTACATCATCCATTCTACCAAAATTAAAATCAGGCTTCAGttagttttgaattttaattttcaCTGTTTGTAATTCCCTTTTAGAGATTTATAAATAATGTCATTTCCCTGCAGTTTGGTTCTTTTTCTGATTGGTAAAGTTTTTATTACTAATCTGAATACTTTGTCTTTATGTGGATTAATTTATGTGAATgctaaacaaaaggaaaaaaaactctaTAATGGTCCATTTCAATGTCGTGTTCTAAAAGAGAGCTAAAGTATTTCCCTTCTGAATTGTAAAAAGTGTGAGGAAAATAAAGCAAGTCTGATTTGTTCATTCAGAATGTAAGTGCATATTAGTAAAGATTACTATTCTGACCATTTTCTATCCTTCAGAAGGCCAGtatataacattttatttaataCTTACTTATTTTAACTCCTCAGGTACTTTACGGCCTATTTCTCCATGGCGTTGGCTTTTTTCAGTTATGATTCCACTAATGATTGTTTCACGAGCCTTTAAGAAAAAGAGCCTGGATCACAGTGGAGCTTTAGGGGGTATGTATTTTCTGGGAATACTAAGTGAACTATTTAATATATAAACTAAAGTGCCTTTCTTAATTTTTGCATTTCTGTGCATTTTTAAGGACTTCCTACTCTCAATTCAATAATAATAACATAGAAGTGTAAGCATACAGTATCTGTCATGGCTTCATGTTGGTTTAATGTTGGGTGTCATTTATACTTTTTAAGCAAGCAGTTTATCCTACTGTAACTACAACTCACTGTTAATATTGCCAGTAAGacttatttaaatatataaaattattttttaagtttcagTACAATATATATAtcaatctgtttttaaatataaaatccaCTACAATAATGGCAATGAGACATGAGATAACATACACCATCTTACTCTGCAGTATCTGGAGTCTCATGGAGAGACTGATGGTTGCAGTCTATTTCCATCCATGCATAGTCAGAAGAGTGGAAGGAgtatggggaagggaggctgCTGGAAAGCAATTCCATCAATCTGAGACACATAGGGGAGCCTGTCTGCTTGATTCTTCAGTTTATGTGGTACAGACCCAGACTGGTCTCTGTGGTTCCCTTTGCTGAAGGATAGGCAGTGCTCCTTTCTTGCCTcccaaaaataaaaaggaaagtaATGATCTGTTCAAGTCTGCTTTTCTTGACTAGCTGGAGAAACACCAAGGTACAGTAGAGCAGCATTACCAAACTCTGATACAAACCTTGTAACTGTGGTGCTAGTCCATTTCATGAAGCACAGGGCAGAAAGGAAGATTAGTGTCAGGGAGAAGGGTAAAAGAGCACAACCCCAAATCTTCCCCTCTTTTATATCACACTGCAAATATGGTACTTCATCTGCAGGTAAAATGTCAGGCAACACTTTGAAAGCCACCAACTtcacttttcttctctctttgtaACCCCTGCTGTAACCAGCTGGAGGAGTAACTCACTTATATAGAGAATCAGGCCAATCTTCTGTACTGCAGTGACACTGAGCTAGCTGAGCCTCAGGTGGCACCAGTTGTCTTCTTTTTACTAGCAGAATGTGGCTTCTGATGAGCAGTTGAGTAAGTAGGGGGGATCCAACGTACATAGTGAGTAGGAGAAAAGTCAAAAACAAACAtgtaaaaaagcaacaaagagaagGATGGCAAAAAAGAAATAACATACAGAAGAGAAAAAGCAAGAGAGAAAATTAacagaaaaaaggagagagattagcAACTGTCAGGACATGATATGAATGGATGTGGGGGTGGGAATGCCCAACCTGTCAAATAATCCAAAGAGGTGGCtctatttaataaataaataaataaatccaagtCATGAAAAGATGTGTTTAAGGTCAGCATTCAGATAGTAGTGGCTGGAAACATAACAGTAGTTCTCTGTCTGCTTTCTGCCTAGAAACAATAAAATACTCCAGGCAGGGTATATCCAGGGATTTTCACTTAGATGTCATTTGGCCTCATCTTATTGTTAAATTTTCTTTGCATCTTGCGTAGATGAGTGGTACTGTTTCCTGGCAATATCAGATGGCTGTTTCAGAAACCATATACTGTCCAAATACTTAGTGGACGATTCAGGAATTTAAAGGAAAACATCAAAGCAAAaaaggtcaaaaaaaaaaaattcagtcaaaATGGTTGGCTCTTTTTAAATTGTGTAAACAGTTTTCAGGTACTGCAGTAATGATCTAGCTAATTGCACTGCACTCTTTCATGATAAACCTACAATCATTGATAATTTTTGAGATTCCTGTTGTTAATTGTTTTGAAAAGATGATTGCCTGAACTAAACTTgctcgatttcccccccccttttttttttgcttcagcattAGTGGTTGGGTTTATCCTAACAATTGCAAATTACAGCTTCTTCATTGCCTTGCTCATGTTTTTTGTTACTTCTTCAAAACTTACTACGTGGAAAGAAGATGTGAAGAAGCATATAGATTCAGAATTCAAACAAGGTAAACACTAAGAATTATACTGTCAGACAATCTGTAAAGAAGAGATACTGTATCTTACCTGATACTTTTGAAAGTTGGAGATATTAAATAGTAGTACACAGAATAGAGAACACTGTAAAGCGTTCTTATCCTTTTTATCCCCATTCTGGACTAGACGCAATGTGCTTGCTAGTGGTTCATTTAAGAGTAATAAACTAAGGGTAGTGATTGTGACTTGATTTTCgtgttgttttttgtgtgtgtgcgggtTTAGGGTTTTTTGcgcttttttaatttgcttttgctACTGTATGATGTGGCTGAATGTCAAGTTTCTCTGCTACAGTGaaaatattcaaatatttttgtttgttttactcgAGGTGGGCAGAGGAATTGGGTGCAAGTATTCTGTAACGGTGGTGTCCCTACAGAGCTGGCTCTGCTATATATGATAGAAAATGGACCAGGTGAAATTCCAGTAGACTTTTCCAAGCAGTATACTGCATCATGGATGTGTTTATCCCTTTTGGGAGCTTTGGCCTGCTCTGCTGGAGATACTTGGGCTTCAGAGATTGGTAGTGTCTGGAGTAAAAGTGAGCCAAGGTTAATAACCACATGGGAAAAGGTTCCAGTAGGTAAGGGCTTACTGATTTACGCATTCTTGTCTTAATACTGTGTCATTTCTGTCTGGGTCTGTTAACATAATCATATCcataaaaagaataaaacaaatcctGCTAGCATTGTGAAAGTTTGTTTGGTAAAAATTAGTACTTTGACATAGTATTTACCACATTCTGTTTGTCATGGGctgtaaataaaaaaatagcatgtggagagagagaaaaattcaaAAATACCTTTTGGTTTGATTTAAACTGAAGCAGtctttttctttccaaaatgcggggtggggggaaagacattttcaggtgtttttaaccctttttattttaaaaaaaaaatctaaattgtgAAACCAAAgagtcaaaataaaatattttggtttttgaaaTGGTGTGAAATAAACTGttttgatgtttaaaaaaaaaattctgacttcTTCATCCAAAAAACTAGTCACTGAATTTGAACTGATTTTGCAAATAGTTTGTgacctgaaaaatgcatttttgacaGATTTACTACTATGAAAAAACTTTATGTAGCTACAGTTAGATATCATCCTGTGAGATAAAACCCTTACAGAATTCTaagactgttttgtttttactacCATTAGCGTGTTCAGATTGCAGTAGATGTAGTTTAAAGAATGGTAACTGTCATCTGACTTGCTTTAAAAAAGGGGAAGTGAAAATCAAGCTAGATAAGATTTCTAATTAGTAGCAGAATGTGTGTTTTAAATGTAAAGATTACAAAAGTGCACTTTTAAACCAAATAATCAATTCATTTCCTGCTTTGCTGTCTTACCACTCCTTGTCTCCTTTAATTGATGACATTGCTAACTCTTAAACAATTCAGAGTATTGAGTTTTCTTGGAGCAAAGAAATCTAGATCCCTACATTGAGTTGGTGATTGTAATATTGTAAGTTGATTTCTAAATTGTGTGAGGACAGTAGTTTGCCTCATTTTGTCGCACCATAAATGCTTACTGAGTTCCTTTTGAATAAGTAGTTAAACGTGTTGCTTTTTTTAGATAATTCTTTTAAATATCTTTTGGGCAAAACATATCTtgatgaactatttctgaaagtttAAACAGTAGACACTCTGGCTGAATAGAGTTACATGTACAGATTGGGAGGGTATCTTTATCTTCCACTCAGTCTACTCCAAAAATTGAATTGTCTAAGTAATACTGAAACTGTGTGAAAGTTTCTGGATTTATAGCCATGGACACTGAAGTTATCTGATTACTGAAGTGGTAATTCATAGGCAGCAACTTTGCAGGGTAAGCTTCCCAGCACAGTGCCAGTCAGAAAGGATCAGGtcttgccttgtctacactagccttTTTTCTCTAAAATTTCTCACCACTGCTAATACTGGTTGCAGCTCCATTAGCAGTAACAACAGTGAGACCATCTGTGTAGACAATCTGTTGGTTGCTACTGGAAATTTCAGAGAAACAAAGGCTAGTGTAACAGTGCCTCTGGGAGTGAGAGGGTAGTTCTATCTTCACTGTCAAGTAaaccattaaagccaattaatacATCTTCTGAAATGGTTTATAACTCAACTCCGTTTTTCTTTGATTTAGGTACTAATGGAGGTGTTACGTTAGTGGGCCTAATTTCAAGTCTCATTGGTGGCATGCTAGTAGGTGTGGCTTACTTCATTACTCAGCTTGTTTTTGTGAGTGATCTGGATATATCTGCTCCACAGTGGCCACTTGTTGTGTTTGGTGCAATGGCTGGTTTACTGGGATCAATTATTGATTCATATTTAGGAGCTACAATGCAATACACCGGTAAGACATATTCTGCTTATTTTTCCGTTTAACTTAAAAGCTCCCTTTTAACTCCAGAGAGGCTGGGGAAGTGGTTTTGAAAATGGGGAAAGAATGGAGGGATTACCACAGTGGTCAAAGAAAGTTAAATAGAATGGTTGAGATCAGAAAGAAGATAGGAGAAAAGGCAATTTATCTTAACCCTTATGCTCTGCCATCTTCGTTCTTTTCCCCACTTTTTGATTTTGGCATTTCAAAATTTTCTGAGCCTGCTATCATCTTTGAGTCATCAAAATGGTTGTGAAATGGTATGACGGGAAAAAAtggtagtattttttttttatcaggcCTTGCTTGAATATGTCAGATCCTAGTAGTGCACACTGGCTTTGTGTACTTTTTTTCTTGTTCCACTGAATTGCTGTCAAACCAAAGTGTGTGTAATACTGTATGACAATACTTTCCTTTTTACTTTCTATTATCCTATCACAAATATAGTAAAGTTAAAACCAAATTGTCCCACCTTGCCACATGGAATAATGCATTACTTTGCAAATAGTCACCTTGATTTGAATGATAGTAGCTGTAGAGTCAGATACTACTTGTGATTACgggaggcagaatctggcccttgtgCAGTGCATTTGGGTTTTAATTGTGGCTTTCACTAAAGAAGTTTATATGGGGAGCAGAAgg of the Gopherus flavomarginatus isolate rGopFla2 chromosome 1, rGopFla2.mat.asm, whole genome shotgun sequence genome contains:
- the TMEM19 gene encoding transmembrane protein 19, translated to MTYRQEDYKESIKMMTNIVILSLLICISLSFWIVSMTASTYYGTLRPISPWRWLFSVMIPLMIVSRAFKKKSLDHSGALGALVVGFILTIANYSFFIALLMFFVTSSKLTTWKEDVKKHIDSEFKQGGQRNWVQVFCNGGVPTELALLYMIENGPGEIPVDFSKQYTASWMCLSLLGALACSAGDTWASEIGSVWSKSEPRLITTWEKVPVGTNGGVTLVGLISSLIGGMLVGVAYFITQLVFVSDLDISAPQWPLVVFGAMAGLLGSIIDSYLGATMQYTGFDTRIGMIVNYETKDSKHISGKPILDNNAVNLFSSVVIALLLPGVAWGFWPRG